The region GTTGGAACTGTTATTATCCAGGAGGGAACTCTTAAAATTCAGGATCCTTTTATTGCAGGAAGTATGTTCGGAAGAGTGCGGGCAATGTTCGACGATAAGGGGCGCAGGATACAGAAAGCACCTCCTTCCACCCCGGTACTGGTAGTGGGTTTTCATGATGTTCCTCATGCCGGTGACAGGTTTATTGTTACCACAGAGGAAGGCTATGCAAGGGAGCTTTCAAAATTCAGACAGGAAAAGCTGAAAGAACAAGGAGCTTTGAAGAATTCAAGAACAACCCTGGAAGAGCTTTATACTAAAATGGGCGAATCTGAAAAAACAGTTTTGAATTTAATAGTCAAAGGTGATGTAAGAGGAACGATAGATGCAATTATTGAAACGCTGGATAAAATGTCCAACAAGCTTGTAGAAATTCAAGTCATACACAGCGGTGTTGGTGCGATTACTGAAACGGATATAAACCTTGCCATGGCATCAGGGGCAATTGTTATAGGATTTAACACAAAACCGGTGGGAAAAGCGCAATCATTAGCCGAGCATGAGAAGATAGAGATCAGGACATATTCCATAATATATGACATGATCGATGACCTGAAAAAGGCCATGGAAGGAATGCTGGCGCCGAAAATTGTAGAAACAAATATTGGAAAAGCAGAAGTAAGAAAAGTATTTAGTGTTTCAAAACTTGGCACAATAGCCGGTTGCTATATGGTTGAAGGAAAGGCTACCAGGAATGCTTTTGTGAAGGTTTTGAGAAATAATAACACCCTGTTTACAGGTAAGCTGGCATCTCTCAAAAGATTCAAGGACGATGCAAAAGAAGTTTTGACAGGGTATGAATGTGGCATTTCAGTAGAAAATTTCAACGACATTCAGGAAGGAGACACCCTCGTTCTTTTCATAGAGGAGAAGGAAAAACAAACTCTTGATGGTTAAAGAAAATGGTAGTCGGTGTTTCAAGCATAGAAATCTTTTTACCGGAAAATCATTCATTAAAAGACAAAAGGCATGCGGTAAAAAGGATAGTAGAAAAAACAAGGTTAAAATTTAACATATCTATTATGGAAATAGAACAGACAAACCTTTGGCAAAGGGCAAAGATAGGATTTTCAGTAGTCGGGGTAAAAAAAGACCATGTAAACTCGGCTATCGAGAATATTTATGCATACATAGAGTCTTTATATATAGGTGAAATAATAGACACCCGGACGGAAATTATAGTAATAGGCAAT is a window of Pseudomonadota bacterium DNA encoding:
- a CDS encoding DUF503 domain-containing protein encodes the protein MVVGVSSIEIFLPENHSLKDKRHAVKRIVEKTRLKFNISIMEIEQTNLWQRAKIGFSVVGVKKDHVNSAIENIYAYIESLYIGEIIDTRTEIIVIGNEI